From Nicotiana tabacum cultivar K326 chromosome 22, ASM71507v2, whole genome shotgun sequence, one genomic window encodes:
- the LOC142176489 gene encoding F-box protein SKIP23-like: MGNLREEVPAVPWLMLAEKEGKEESREFFDLSKDVTYSTSFPELVGKRCLGVGFPGWIFTADEQKKMNLFHLFSRSVINLPDMDMLEGFDYEWERGSCRYYVEKAVISSNPLTTSDYVLALIQGYPRCFAFWRPGQKSFTNVETPRRAYSDITWHGGQFYGVDFMGNIIIFDFRGSEEYPTVATVVKGIPPSLTRGTQLYMVHSLGELLVITRDGAFLDEDGSYGVKEFHVYKIDVDRKSYEEVADLGNRALFLGSSATLAVAQAYKIEGCKGNCIYFTDDCWQSYFNIERGGGKDMGIYNLLDGTIEPHYTGESYHKFSPPLWIFK, encoded by the coding sequence ATGGGTAATTTGAGGGAGGAAGTTCCAGCAGTTCCATGGTTGATGCTCGCAGAGAAGGAGGGAAAAGAAGAAAGTCGTGAGTTTTTCGACTTGTCAAAGGATGTTACCTATAGCACGAGTTTTCCAGAATTAGTGGGAAAGCGGTGTTTGGGAGTGGGATTTCCAGGTTGGATTTTCACAGCTGATGAACAAAAAAAGATGAATCTGTTTCATCTTTTCTCACGTTCTGTAATTAACCTCCCAGATATGGACATGTTGGAGGGTTTTGATTATGAATGGGAACGTGGTTCTTGTAGGTATTATGTGGAAAAAGCAGTAATATCTTCGAATCCTCTTACAACATCGGACTATGTTTTGGCCCTTATTCAAGGAtatcctcgttgttttgctttctgGAGACCAGGACAGAAGTCCTTTACTAATGTGGAGACACCTAGACGTGCATATTCTGATATTACTTGGCATGGTGGGCAATTCTACGGTGTTGATTTTATGGGCAACATTATTATTTTCGACTTCAGAGGTTCCGAAGAATATCCAACTGTAGCAACAGTTGTCAAAGGGATACCTCCTAGCTTAACTAGGGGCACACAGTTATACATGGTACATTCGTTGGGCGAACTACTGGTGATCACTCGAGACGGGGCTTTTCTGGATGAAGATGGGAGTTATGGAGTTAAAGAGTTTCATGTGTACAAGATTGATGTGGATAGGAAGAGTTATGAAGAGGTTGCGGACTTGGGGAATAGGGCACTATTCCTTGGCTCTAGTGCTACTTTGGCTGTTGCACAAGCCTATAAAATAGAGGGATGCAAGGGGAATTGTATCTATTTCACAGATGATTGTTGGCAGAGCTATTTCAATATCGAACGAGGTGGTGGGAAGGACATGGGCATATATAACTTGCTTGATGGAACCATTGAGCCTCATTACACTGGTGAATCTTACCACAAATTCAGTCCACCACTATGGATCTTCAAGTGA